One window from the genome of Nocardioides panaciterrulae encodes:
- a CDS encoding sensor histidine kinase, with translation MALTRGPGGARVRGRLRTRLVAVTMVITALVVAAVVVLLQVYLARVNDTDATEVARARAAAVAGTVRVADGQVRVLESGPNALDRDVWVFGADGRLVDGRLPAGDAGAITRLGARPVAATASIGEQIRLVARPVVAQGRPVATVVAGVDLTPYEHAERRGLWLSSVLGLLTVLAAGVAAWEAARHALGHVHSMVRSAQDWEEHDLDRRFGLGPPVDEITELGQTLDHMLDRIADALHTERRLSDEMAHELRTPLAVIRAEAELALATAGPAGEESLRAIVEAAGRLDGVVGSMLDAARSRHDREATCEMARVLAAVARDAAYPVEVRVRPVPAGLVAAAAPAVVRAALTPLLDNAARHARSRVELDAQRRGTRVVVAVHDDGPGLAAAEVDQVFRPGHRGEGGGTAGLGLAVVGRLVESVGGSVRALPGPGGCFEVELPGGE, from the coding sequence ATGGCGCTGACCCGCGGGCCGGGTGGTGCGCGGGTCCGCGGGCGGCTGCGGACCCGCCTGGTCGCGGTCACCATGGTGATCACGGCGCTGGTCGTCGCCGCGGTGGTCGTGCTGCTGCAGGTCTACCTCGCTCGCGTCAACGACACCGACGCCACCGAGGTGGCCCGGGCCAGGGCCGCGGCGGTCGCCGGCACCGTCCGCGTCGCCGACGGGCAGGTGCGGGTGCTGGAGTCCGGCCCCAACGCCCTCGACCGGGACGTGTGGGTCTTCGGGGCCGACGGGCGGCTGGTCGACGGCCGGCTGCCGGCCGGCGACGCGGGCGCGATCACCCGGCTGGGCGCCCGGCCGGTCGCCGCCACGGCCTCGATCGGCGAGCAGATCCGGCTGGTGGCCCGGCCGGTGGTGGCCCAGGGCCGCCCCGTCGCCACGGTGGTGGCCGGCGTCGACCTCACGCCGTACGAGCATGCGGAGCGGCGCGGCCTCTGGCTCTCGTCGGTGCTCGGCCTGCTGACCGTGCTGGCGGCCGGCGTCGCGGCGTGGGAGGCCGCGCGGCACGCCCTGGGTCACGTGCACTCGATGGTGCGCAGCGCCCAGGACTGGGAGGAGCACGACCTCGACCGCCGCTTCGGCCTCGGGCCGCCGGTCGACGAGATCACCGAGCTGGGCCAGACCCTGGACCACATGCTCGACCGGATCGCGGACGCGCTGCACACCGAGCGCCGGCTCTCCGACGAGATGGCCCATGAGCTGCGCACGCCGCTGGCGGTGATCCGGGCCGAGGCCGAGCTGGCGCTCGCGACCGCCGGGCCGGCCGGCGAGGAGTCGCTCCGGGCGATCGTCGAGGCCGCCGGGCGGCTCGACGGCGTGGTCGGCTCGATGCTGGACGCGGCCCGGTCGCGACACGACCGGGAGGCCACCTGCGAGATGGCCCGGGTGCTGGCCGCGGTCGCCCGCGACGCGGCGTACCCGGTCGAGGTGCGGGTGCGCCCGGTCCCCGCCGGGCTGGTCGCGGCGGCCGCACCCGCGGTGGTGCGGGCCGCGCTCACGCCGCTGCTCGACAACGCCGCCCGGCACGCGCGCAGCAGGGTCGAGCTCGACGCGCAGCGCCGGGGCACCCGGGTGGTGGTGGCCGTCCACGACGACGGCCCCGGGCTGGCGGCCGCGGAGGTGGACCAGGTCTTCCGCCCCGGCCACCGGGGCGAGGGCGGCGGCACGGCGGGGCTGGGCCTGGCCGTCGTGGGCCGGCTCGTGGAGTCCGTCGGCGGCAGCGTGCGGGCGCTGCCCGGGCCGGGCGGCTGCTTCGAGGTGGAGCTGCCGGGCGGGGAGTGA
- a CDS encoding response regulator, with translation MTTIGVCEDDRQLRSVLVRALKAEGYDVVAVATGAEALRAFTGRGPDVVVLDLGLPDIDGRDVCLALKANGVAAPVLMLTARGGVHHKVAGFEAGADDYLGKPFELAELMARLRVLERRARAQRPVPQGPTLDATTHAVEHEGVSVALTPTEFAVLARLMGTPGEVVRRRALVAAGWPDGAMVSDNTLDSYVRRVRAKLAELPEGGPRIATVHGVGYAWR, from the coding sequence GTGACCACGATCGGCGTCTGCGAGGACGACCGGCAGCTGCGGTCGGTCCTCGTCCGCGCGCTGAAGGCCGAGGGGTACGACGTGGTCGCGGTGGCCACCGGGGCCGAGGCGCTGCGGGCGTTCACCGGCCGTGGCCCCGACGTCGTGGTCCTCGACCTCGGGCTGCCCGACATCGACGGCCGGGACGTGTGCCTGGCGCTGAAGGCCAACGGTGTCGCGGCCCCGGTGCTGATGCTCACCGCCCGGGGCGGCGTGCACCACAAGGTCGCCGGCTTCGAGGCCGGCGCCGACGACTACCTCGGCAAGCCCTTCGAGCTCGCCGAGCTGATGGCCCGGCTGCGGGTGCTCGAGCGCCGGGCGCGGGCCCAGCGGCCGGTGCCGCAGGGCCCCACCCTCGACGCCACCACCCATGCGGTGGAGCACGAGGGCGTCTCGGTGGCGCTGACGCCGACGGAGTTCGCGGTCCTCGCCCGGCTGATGGGGACCCCGGGTGAGGTCGTCCGCCGCCGCGCGCTGGTGGCGGCCGGCTGGCCGGACGGGGCGATGGTCTCCGACAACACGCTCGACTCCTACGTGCGGCGGGTCCGGGCCAAGCTCGCCGAGCTCCCCGAGGGCGGACCGCGGATCGCGACCGTGCACGGGGTCGGCTACGCATGGCGCTGA
- a CDS encoding M13 family metallopeptidase, producing MTILDDARSGMNPDIRPQDDLFGHVNGRWLDETEIPSDRSSWGPFVQLADAAEEQVRAIIESLGEAVTRGEEGLSEDARKIGDLYASFMDTQAIDRLGLRPARPLLDAVAALRDVRDLAAFLGEFERLGGHGLFGSYVDTDAKDSDRYLFHLGQGGLGLPDESYYREDKFAEVREKYVAYLTALLTLAEIEDPAGKAATVLDIDTRLARGHWERAETRDVQKTYNLRTAEQIRAMCPSFDWDAYVTNLGGNDRTLAEACVRQPSFFEHLSTVLDEVPIEQWRAWMLVHVLRSAAPYLTDDFVETNFDFYGRTLNGTPELRARWKRGVALVESSIGEAVGKEYVARHFPPASKAMMDDLVANLLAAYRDSISRLDWMTEETKQRAYEKLETFNPKIGYPQEFRDYSALQVRPDDLLGNVAAASAFETDRQLAKIGAPVDRDEWFMLPQTVNAYYNPGTNEICFPAGILQKPFFSPDAHPAENYGGIGAVIGHEIGHGFDDQGAQYDGQGNLNDWWTPDDKAAFEVKSKKLIEQYDAFEPRDLPGEHVNGALTVGENIGDLGGLTIGHTAYLLSQGGEASVEERRRLFMNWAFCWRTKRRKEQALQFLTVDPHSPAEFRANIVRNLAEFHEVFESTEGDGLWLDPEDRVRIW from the coding sequence GTGACGATCCTCGATGACGCCCGCTCGGGCATGAACCCCGACATCCGGCCGCAGGATGACCTGTTCGGCCACGTGAACGGACGCTGGCTGGACGAGACGGAGATCCCGTCCGACCGGTCGAGCTGGGGCCCGTTCGTGCAGCTCGCCGACGCCGCCGAGGAGCAGGTCCGCGCGATCATCGAGTCGCTCGGCGAGGCCGTCACCCGGGGCGAGGAGGGCCTGTCCGAGGACGCCCGCAAGATCGGGGACCTCTACGCCTCCTTCATGGACACCCAGGCGATCGACCGGCTCGGCCTGCGCCCCGCCCGGCCGCTGCTCGACGCGGTCGCGGCCCTGCGCGACGTGCGCGACCTCGCCGCGTTCCTCGGGGAGTTCGAGCGGCTCGGCGGCCACGGCCTGTTCGGCTCCTACGTCGACACCGACGCCAAGGACTCCGACCGCTACCTGTTCCACCTCGGCCAGGGCGGCCTCGGCCTGCCCGACGAGTCCTACTACCGCGAGGACAAGTTCGCCGAGGTCCGGGAGAAGTACGTCGCCTACCTCACCGCGCTGCTGACCCTCGCCGAGATCGAGGACCCGGCCGGCAAGGCCGCGACCGTGCTCGACATCGACACCCGGCTGGCCCGCGGCCACTGGGAGCGCGCCGAGACCCGCGACGTCCAGAAGACCTACAACCTGCGCACGGCCGAACAGATCCGGGCGATGTGCCCGTCCTTCGACTGGGACGCCTACGTCACCAACCTCGGCGGCAACGACCGGACCCTCGCCGAGGCGTGCGTGCGCCAGCCGTCGTTCTTCGAGCACCTCTCCACGGTCCTCGACGAGGTCCCGATCGAGCAGTGGCGGGCCTGGATGCTGGTCCACGTGCTGCGCTCGGCCGCGCCGTACCTCACCGACGACTTCGTCGAGACCAACTTCGACTTCTACGGCCGCACCCTCAACGGCACCCCCGAGCTACGGGCCCGCTGGAAGCGCGGGGTGGCGCTGGTGGAGTCCTCGATCGGCGAGGCGGTCGGCAAGGAGTACGTCGCCCGGCACTTCCCGCCGGCCTCGAAGGCGATGATGGACGACCTGGTCGCGAACCTGCTCGCCGCCTACCGCGACTCGATCTCCCGGCTGGACTGGATGACCGAGGAGACCAAGCAGCGGGCCTACGAGAAGCTCGAGACCTTCAACCCCAAGATCGGCTACCCGCAGGAGTTCCGCGACTACTCCGCGCTGCAGGTCCGGCCCGACGACCTGCTCGGCAACGTCGCGGCCGCGTCGGCGTTCGAGACCGACCGCCAGCTGGCCAAGATCGGTGCGCCGGTCGACCGCGACGAGTGGTTCATGCTCCCGCAGACGGTCAACGCCTACTACAACCCCGGCACCAACGAGATCTGCTTCCCCGCGGGCATCCTGCAGAAGCCGTTCTTCAGCCCCGACGCGCACCCGGCCGAGAACTACGGCGGCATCGGCGCGGTCATCGGCCACGAGATCGGCCACGGCTTCGACGACCAGGGCGCGCAGTACGACGGGCAGGGGAACCTCAACGACTGGTGGACCCCCGACGACAAGGCCGCCTTCGAGGTGAAGTCGAAGAAGCTGATCGAGCAGTACGACGCCTTCGAGCCGCGCGACCTGCCCGGGGAGCACGTCAACGGCGCGCTGACGGTCGGCGAGAACATCGGCGACCTGGGCGGCCTGACGATCGGCCACACCGCCTACCTCCTCTCGCAGGGCGGCGAGGCGTCGGTCGAGGAGCGCCGGCGGCTGTTCATGAACTGGGCGTTCTGCTGGCGCACCAAGCGCCGCAAGGAGCAGGCGCTGCAGTTCCTGACCGTCGACCCGCACAGCCCGGCGGAGTTCCGCGCGAACATCGTGCGCAACCTCGCCGAGTTCCACGAGGTCTTCGAGAGCACCGAGGGCGACGGTCTGTGGCTCGACCCGGAGGACCGGGTCCGGATCTGGTGA
- a CDS encoding NADPH:quinone oxidoreductase family protein: protein MRAVQVLSPTGPADVQVREVDEPTPGPDDVLVEVHRVGVSFPDLLLSRGEYQLKPEPPFTLGVDFAGTVLRPAESGAGGFTEGQRVAGVGPYGGAAERVASPAMSTFPLPDGVSFDEGAALPMNYLTAQFALAERGQLRSGETVLVHGAAGGVGTATIQVARGYGARTIAVVSTREKAGVAERAGADDVVLLDGFKDAAMALTAGVGVDVVVDVVGGEVFTDSLRVLAPQGRLLVVGFAAGQGIPQVKVNRLLLNNVDVRGVGWGAYAMVRPGYMADQWQALVPMMERGVVRPPVGATFALEEFGRALSDMEQRRTLGKSVVRVRD, encoded by the coding sequence ATGCGCGCCGTCCAGGTCCTCAGCCCCACCGGTCCCGCCGACGTCCAGGTCCGGGAGGTGGACGAGCCGACGCCCGGCCCGGACGACGTGTTGGTCGAGGTGCACCGGGTCGGGGTCTCCTTCCCCGACCTGCTGCTGAGCCGGGGGGAGTACCAGCTCAAGCCGGAGCCGCCGTTCACGCTCGGCGTGGACTTCGCCGGCACCGTGCTGCGCCCCGCCGAGTCCGGCGCCGGCGGGTTCACCGAGGGCCAGCGGGTCGCCGGGGTCGGGCCGTACGGCGGGGCCGCGGAGCGGGTCGCCTCGCCGGCGATGTCGACGTTCCCCCTGCCCGACGGGGTCTCGTTCGACGAGGGCGCCGCGCTGCCGATGAACTACCTGACCGCCCAGTTCGCGCTGGCCGAGCGCGGCCAGCTCCGCTCGGGGGAGACCGTGCTGGTGCACGGCGCGGCCGGTGGCGTCGGCACCGCCACGATCCAGGTCGCCAGGGGGTACGGCGCCCGGACCATCGCCGTGGTCAGCACCCGGGAAAAGGCGGGGGTCGCCGAGCGGGCCGGCGCGGACGACGTCGTCCTGCTCGACGGCTTCAAGGACGCGGCGATGGCGCTGACCGCCGGGGTGGGCGTCGACGTCGTCGTCGACGTGGTCGGCGGGGAAGTGTTCACCGACTCGCTGCGGGTGCTCGCGCCCCAGGGCCGGCTGCTGGTCGTCGGGTTCGCCGCCGGCCAGGGCATCCCCCAGGTCAAGGTGAACCGGCTGCTGCTCAACAACGTCGACGTGCGCGGCGTCGGCTGGGGCGCCTACGCGATGGTCCGCCCGGGCTACATGGCCGACCAGTGGCAGGCGCTGGTGCCGATGATGGAGCGCGGCGTGGTGCGCCCCCCGGTCGGCGCGACCTTCGCCCTCGAGGAGTTCGGCCGCGCGCTCAGCGACATGGAGCAGCGCCGGACGCTGGGCAAGTCGGTGGTGCGGGTCCGCGACTGA
- a CDS encoding M15 family metallopeptidase, producing the protein MRGGRTAARWLPAVLAVLALTAACATTQAEDPGDPATTSTGPATGPATGPATGTGTSTGTSTSPSATGSASASAPPVADPAHAVDPPGPRTGQVGIADLIVYSTRTLRPDMVRAIKHLKGVTRVEPMAMGQVVIENKALTVAAVDPATYRNFTPYASAETRQVWARVAGGEVALRPGLRGKLPTDKQDYVRLGSGKDAPQLHVGAWAPQTPEVDAVVNDTWIEPLGMQPDNALLVTTGLASPESMRKPIERIAGGGASVQLTDVVARKGLDTSVQQTALLVGTVADAVGTFNYTVLGGGHIAPDPAWVRSHITTAPVPILGDVTCNRLIFPQLRAALQEVVDRGLASKIHPQEYAGCYYPRFIAGTTSLSNHSFGLALDLNVPGNQRGTAGEMDRTVVAIFEKWGFTWGGDWHYTDPMHFEMNALVKPR; encoded by the coding sequence ATGCGCGGAGGGCGTACGGCGGCGCGGTGGCTGCCGGCGGTGCTGGCTGTGCTGGCGCTGACCGCGGCCTGCGCGACCACCCAGGCCGAGGACCCGGGCGACCCGGCCACCACCTCGACCGGCCCCGCGACCGGCCCCGCGACCGGCCCCGCGACCGGCACCGGCACCTCGACCGGCACGTCCACGTCCCCCTCCGCGACCGGGTCGGCGAGCGCGAGCGCGCCGCCGGTCGCCGACCCCGCGCACGCCGTGGACCCGCCCGGCCCGCGCACCGGCCAGGTGGGGATCGCCGACCTGATCGTCTACAGCACCCGCACGCTGCGCCCCGACATGGTCCGGGCGATCAAGCACCTCAAGGGCGTGACCCGGGTCGAGCCGATGGCCATGGGCCAGGTCGTGATCGAGAACAAGGCGCTGACCGTGGCGGCGGTCGACCCGGCGACGTACCGCAACTTCACGCCGTACGCCTCCGCCGAGACCCGCCAGGTGTGGGCCCGGGTCGCCGGCGGCGAGGTGGCGCTGCGGCCCGGGCTGCGGGGCAAGCTGCCCACCGACAAGCAGGACTACGTCCGGCTCGGCAGCGGCAAGGACGCCCCGCAGCTGCACGTGGGGGCCTGGGCGCCGCAGACCCCCGAGGTCGACGCGGTGGTCAACGACACCTGGATCGAGCCCCTCGGCATGCAGCCCGACAACGCGCTGCTGGTGACCACGGGGCTGGCCTCCCCGGAGTCGATGCGCAAGCCGATCGAGCGGATCGCGGGCGGCGGGGCGTCGGTGCAGCTCACCGACGTCGTGGCCCGCAAGGGGCTGGACACCAGCGTGCAGCAGACGGCGCTGCTGGTCGGCACCGTGGCCGACGCGGTCGGGACCTTCAACTACACGGTGCTCGGCGGCGGCCACATCGCGCCCGACCCGGCCTGGGTGCGCAGCCACATCACCACCGCGCCGGTCCCGATCCTCGGCGACGTCACCTGCAACCGGCTGATCTTCCCGCAGCTGCGGGCGGCGCTGCAGGAGGTCGTCGACCGCGGCCTGGCCTCGAAGATCCACCCGCAGGAGTACGCCGGCTGCTACTACCCCCGCTTCATCGCCGGCACCACCTCGCTGTCCAACCACTCCTTCGGGCTCGCGCTGGACCTCAACGTGCCCGGTAACCAGCGCGGCACCGCCGGCGAGATGGACCGCACCGTGGTGGCGATCTTCGAGAAGTGGGGCTTCACCTGGGGCGGCGACTGGCACTACACCGACCCGATGCACTTCGAGATGAACGCGCTGGTCAAGCCCCGCTGA
- the purU gene encoding formyltetrahydrofolate deformylase, with translation MVHVAPPRPGSPPGHYVLTLACPDRPGIVHAVSGFLVGHGGNIVESQQFGDQLEGRFFMRISFVLAPGAPDLATLRTDFAPIAREFGMDVELRDAAAPYRTLVMVSGHLHCLNDLLFRASTGSLGVEIAGVVSNHTVAEPLVRSWDVPFHHVPVTADTKPQAEAELLRLVDELDVHLVVLARYMQVLSDHLCRSLSGRVINIHHSFLPSFKGAKPYHQAFDRGVKLVGATAHYVTADLDEGPIIEQDVIRVDHGYDQEALVAAGRDVEAQVLSRAVRWHAESRVLVNGHKTVVFR, from the coding sequence ATGGTCCACGTCGCCCCACCCCGGCCGGGGTCCCCGCCCGGCCACTACGTCCTCACGCTGGCCTGCCCGGACCGGCCCGGCATCGTGCACGCGGTCTCCGGCTTCCTCGTCGGCCACGGCGGCAACATCGTGGAGAGCCAGCAGTTCGGCGACCAGCTCGAGGGCCGCTTCTTCATGCGGATCTCGTTCGTGCTCGCGCCCGGCGCGCCCGACCTGGCCACCCTGCGCACCGACTTCGCGCCGATCGCCCGTGAGTTCGGCATGGACGTCGAGCTGCGCGACGCCGCGGCGCCGTACCGCACCCTGGTCATGGTCTCCGGGCACCTGCACTGCCTCAACGACCTGCTCTTCCGGGCCAGCACCGGCTCGCTCGGCGTCGAGATCGCCGGCGTGGTGTCCAACCACACGGTCGCGGAGCCGCTGGTGCGCTCCTGGGACGTGCCGTTCCACCACGTCCCGGTCACCGCGGACACCAAGCCGCAGGCCGAGGCCGAGCTGCTGCGGCTCGTCGACGAGCTCGACGTGCACCTGGTGGTGTTGGCCCGCTACATGCAGGTGCTCTCCGACCACCTGTGCCGCAGCCTGTCGGGCCGGGTGATCAACATCCACCACTCGTTCCTGCCGAGCTTCAAGGGCGCCAAGCCCTACCACCAGGCGTTCGACCGCGGCGTCAAGCTGGTCGGGGCGACCGCGCACTACGTCACCGCGGACCTCGACGAGGGGCCGATCATCGAGCAGGACGTCATCCGCGTCGACCACGGCTACGACCAGGAGGCGCTGGTCGCCGCCGGCCGCGACGTCGAGGCGCAGGTGCTGTCGCGGGCGGTGCGCTGGCACGCCGAGTCGCGGGTGCTGGTCAACGGGCACAAGACCGTCGTCTTCCGCTGA
- a CDS encoding DHA2 family efflux MFS transporter permease subunit, which yields MTPADHPAPVRAGTPAGRYVVAAAVLGSGMVLLDGTVVNVALRTVGRDLGASLAQLQWITDGYLLALASLILLGGSLGDRFGRRRVFVIGTVWFALASLACGLAPTPGALVVARIVQGAGAALLTPGSLAMIQGAFDAEDRAEAIGSWSGLGSIAAALGPLVGGGLVQLASWRWIFLVNLPVAVVTVVVARRHVPETRDPGAPDRFDVPGAVLATLALGGATYALVQWGDPGMAWAVALAVLAAAGFVLRERTSDHPMLALGIFADRTFSAANGLTVLAYAALGALLFFLVLQLQVVGGYGPLAAGLSTLPITVCMLLLAARGGRLAARTGPRIPLTLGPLVMAAGSLLLLRVGPEVRYTTDVLPGLTVFGLGLALMVAPLTATVLAAAPAEHAGIASGVNNAVARTGSLLAVAALPVAVGLSGSEYADPLTLDPAYRSAILACAGLLALGGLVSWLTIRTRVVGRRP from the coding sequence GTGACGCCCGCCGACCACCCCGCACCGGTGCGGGCCGGCACCCCCGCCGGTCGCTACGTGGTCGCCGCCGCGGTGCTGGGCTCGGGCATGGTGCTGCTGGACGGCACGGTGGTCAACGTCGCGCTGCGCACGGTCGGCCGGGACCTCGGCGCGAGCCTCGCGCAGCTGCAGTGGATCACCGACGGCTACCTGCTCGCGCTCGCGAGCCTGATCCTGCTCGGCGGGTCGCTGGGGGACCGGTTCGGCCGGCGCCGCGTCTTCGTGATCGGCACGGTGTGGTTCGCGCTCGCCTCCCTGGCTTGCGGCCTGGCGCCGACCCCCGGGGCGCTGGTCGTGGCCAGGATCGTGCAGGGGGCCGGGGCGGCGCTGCTGACGCCGGGCAGCCTGGCGATGATCCAGGGCGCGTTCGACGCCGAGGACCGCGCCGAGGCGATCGGCTCGTGGTCGGGGCTCGGCAGCATCGCGGCCGCGCTCGGCCCGCTGGTGGGCGGCGGGCTGGTCCAGCTCGCCTCGTGGCGGTGGATCTTCCTGGTCAACCTGCCCGTGGCGGTGGTCACCGTCGTCGTCGCCCGCCGGCACGTCCCGGAGACCCGGGACCCCGGCGCGCCGGACCGGTTCGACGTCCCCGGGGCGGTGCTCGCCACGCTGGCGCTCGGGGGCGCGACCTACGCGCTGGTCCAGTGGGGTGATCCGGGGATGGCGTGGGCGGTGGCGCTGGCGGTCCTCGCCGCGGCCGGGTTCGTCCTGCGCGAGCGGACCAGCGACCACCCGATGCTGGCGCTGGGCATCTTCGCCGACCGCACCTTCAGTGCCGCGAACGGGCTGACGGTGCTGGCCTACGCCGCGCTCGGCGCGCTGCTGTTCTTCCTCGTGCTGCAGCTGCAGGTGGTCGGCGGCTACGGCCCCCTGGCCGCCGGGCTGTCCACGCTCCCGATCACCGTGTGCATGCTGCTGCTGGCCGCCCGCGGCGGCCGGCTCGCGGCCCGCACCGGGCCGCGGATCCCCCTCACGCTCGGCCCGCTGGTGATGGCTGCGGGGAGCCTGCTGCTGCTCCGGGTCGGACCCGAGGTGCGCTACACGACCGACGTGCTGCCGGGCCTCACGGTCTTCGGGCTGGGGCTGGCGCTGATGGTGGCGCCGCTGACCGCGACGGTGCTGGCCGCGGCGCCCGCGGAGCACGCCGGCATCGCCAGCGGGGTCAACAACGCCGTGGCGCGCACCGGTTCGCTGCTCGCGGTGGCCGCGCTCCCGGTCGCGGTGGGCCTCTCGGGCAGCGAGTACGCCGACCCGCTGACCCTCGACCCGGCGTACCGCTCGGCGATCCTCGCCTGCGCCGGGCTGCTCGCCCTCGGCGGGCTGGTCTCGTGGCTGACCATCCGAACGCGGGTGGTCGGGCGGCGACCCTGA
- a CDS encoding TetR/AcrR family transcriptional regulator — protein MTTAAAHASVPTMRERVVDVGVALTLELGWARVTMGTVAERVGVSRQTVYNEVGTKAGLAEAMILHELDRFLGVVTEAFDARPEHGPGDLVEAIRAAARGVLELAQDNRLLHAVVSATHGADTELLPLLTTHAESLLAAAKLVIGQRIAAYRLDLDEAHLEAAIDMVVRVVLSHVMQPSGPPGRTADDIAWIAARVLR, from the coding sequence GTGACCACCGCCGCCGCGCACGCCTCCGTCCCGACCATGCGCGAGCGCGTCGTCGACGTCGGTGTGGCGCTGACCCTGGAGCTCGGGTGGGCGCGGGTCACGATGGGGACCGTGGCGGAGCGGGTCGGCGTGAGCCGGCAGACCGTCTACAACGAGGTCGGCACCAAGGCCGGGCTGGCCGAGGCGATGATCCTGCACGAGCTGGACCGGTTCCTCGGGGTGGTGACGGAGGCGTTCGACGCGCGCCCGGAGCACGGTCCCGGGGACCTGGTCGAGGCGATCCGGGCCGCCGCCCGCGGGGTGCTCGAGCTGGCCCAGGACAACCGGCTGCTGCACGCGGTCGTCTCCGCCACCCATGGCGCGGACACCGAGCTGCTGCCGCTGCTCACCACGCACGCCGAGTCGCTGCTCGCGGCGGCCAAGCTGGTGATCGGGCAGCGGATCGCGGCGTACCGGCTCGACCTCGACGAGGCGCACCTCGAGGCCGCGATCGACATGGTCGTGCGCGTGGTGCTCAGCCACGTGATGCAGCCCTCCGGTCCGCCCGGACGGACCGCCGACGACATCGCCTGGATCGCGGCCCGGGTGCTGCGCTGA
- a CDS encoding fasciclin domain-containing protein — translation MKPRLTAAAAALLLTGTALATPGPAQAAARPGAGDRSLATVLAADGHHFDKNPHDFDVLDKLVTRVLTRKPDSRLAILTDGSRRLTAFLPTDGAMRRTISDINDRHYGSERQVFRGIWSTAGLRGTERVLLYHLVRGATLTYAQARKAAPTSLRTMQGGSVDVRKRHGRLLLHDHNPASPNARVIPALRDINAGNRQIAHGISWVISPD, via the coding sequence ATGAAGCCTCGACTGACGGCCGCCGCGGCGGCCCTGCTGCTCACCGGCACCGCGCTCGCCACCCCGGGGCCGGCGCAGGCCGCGGCACGTCCCGGCGCCGGCGACCGCAGCCTCGCGACGGTGCTCGCCGCCGACGGCCACCACTTCGACAAGAATCCGCACGACTTCGACGTGCTCGACAAGCTGGTGACCCGGGTCCTGACCCGCAAACCGGACAGTCGGCTGGCGATCCTCACCGACGGCTCGCGACGCCTCACCGCGTTCCTGCCCACCGACGGGGCGATGCGGCGCACGATCTCCGACATCAACGACCGCCACTACGGCTCGGAGCGGCAGGTCTTCCGCGGGATCTGGAGCACCGCAGGCCTGAGGGGCACCGAGCGGGTCCTGCTCTACCACCTGGTCCGCGGTGCGACCCTCACCTACGCGCAGGCCCGGAAGGCGGCGCCGACCAGCCTGCGGACCATGCAGGGGGGGTCCGTGGACGTCCGGAAGCGGCACGGCCGGCTGCTGCTCCACGACCACAACCCGGCCTCGCCGAACGCGCGGGTGATCCCCGCCCTGCGGGACATCAACGCGGGCAACCGGCAGATCGCGCACGGGATCAGCTGGGTGATCAGTCCTGACTGA